A stretch of DNA from Terriglobales bacterium:
TTGCCGCATGATCTTTGAGGAAACAGAGTGATTGGAAAAGAGAGAATTCGCATCCGTCTGAAGGCGTACGACTACCGCGTGCTGGACCAGTCGACCAGCGAGATCGTCGACACCGCACGCCGCACCGGCGCGCAGATCGCGGGACCCATCCCGTTGCCCACGGTGCGCAACAAGTATTGCGTGCTGCGTTCGCCGCACGTGGATAAGAAGTCGCGGGAGCAGTTCGAGATCCGCACCCACAAGCGCCTGCTCGACATCCTCGAGCCGACGCAACAGACCGTGGATGCGCTCATGAAGCTCGACCTCCCCGCCGGCGTCGACGTGGAGATCAAAGCCTTCGGGAAGGAACATAAGTAAGCCGCTAGCTTCTAGCTACCAGCTAGCGGCTGGAAGCTGAACACGGAAAGCGGATAGCAGGAAGCGGAACAATGATCAACGGCATCCTCGGAAAAAAGGTCGGCATGACGCAGCTCTTCGATGACCAGGGCGACGTCCACCCGGTCACCGTGCTGCAGGCCGGTCCCTGCATCGTCACCCAGCGCAAGACGGCGGCGCGCGACGGCTATGACGCCGCGCAGATCGGCCTGGTCGAGTTCGTCAAAGAGAGCCGGCTCTCCCAGCCCGAGCGCGGACACCTGGCCAGGAACAGCCTGCCTCCTATGCGCTTCCTGCGGGAAGTGCCGGTGGAGATGGCGGGCGAGGGCGACAAGGTCAAGGCCGGCGACCGCGTCCTGGTGGACATTTTCCAGGGCGAGAAATACGTGGATGTCACCGGCACCAGCAAGGGACGCGGCTTCGCCGGCGTGGTGCGGCGCCACCATTTCGGCGGCGGACCCAAGTCGCACGGCCACATGTTCCAGGTGCAGGGCTCGATCGGCGCCTCGTCGTTCCCATCGCGCGTGTTCCGCGGCCAGCGCATGTCCGGACACATGGGTGACCAGCGCGTCACGGTGCGTAACCTGCGCGTGCTGGGTGTCGACCTGGAAGAAAACCTGCTGGTGGTCGAAGGCGCCGTTCCCGGCCCGAAGAACGGCTACGTGGTCATCACCAAGGCTCTGAAGCCGCCGCGCGAGCACCGCGGTTTCGTCGAGAGCGCCTCCGTGGACCCGCTGAAGGCGGCCAAGAAGGCGGCGGCGGGCAAGAAGCGTTAACGGAATCGTTATGGCGAAAATCGACGTTCTCGATCTGAGCGGCAAGAAAGTGGGCAGCATGGAGCTGGCCGACGAGGTCTTCGGCCGCGTCAACGCCGCCCTGCTGTGGGAGGCCGTGCGACATTTCCGCGCCGCGCAGCGCTCCGGCACCCACAAGACCAAAGGCCGCGGCGAAGTAGCCGGCTCGGGCAAGAAGCTGTGGCGGCAGAAGGGCACCGGACGCGCCCGCATGGGCTCCATCCGCTCGCCCATCTGGCGGCACGGCGGCACCGTGCACGGCCCCGTGCCGCGCTCCTATGACTTCGCGTTCCCGCGCAAGAAGCTGCAGGGCGCGCTGCGCTCGGCCCTAGCCGCCAAGCTCGAAGACGGCAAGCTGACCGTGGTCGAGAACTTCGAACTCGAAAAGCCCAGGACCAGGGAATTCCGCAAGGCGCTCGACGCCCTGCAGGTCGAAAAGACCGCGCTCATCGTGGATGGCACGGCCGAGAACCGTAACCTCGAGCTCAGCGCGCGCAATCTCGAGGGGGTGGAGATGGTGCGCGGCCATCAGGTGCATCCCTATCACCTGCTGCGTTACGACCGCGCCATCTTCGCGCGCACCGCGCTCGAGAAGTTGCAGCAGTCGCTCAAGCGCACCGCCTCGCGGCGCCGGGCGCAGGAGGTGGCCTGATGAAGTCGGCCTACCAGATCATCCGCCGCCCGGTCATCACGGAAAAAGGCCTGGGCGTGAAAGAGACCCAGGCCACGCTGGTCTTCGAGGTCGCCCCGAAGGCCACCAAGACCGAGGTCAAGGAAGCCGTCGAGGCCATCTTCAAGGTCAAGGTGGCTTCGGTGCGTACCGCAAACTTCCCCGGCAAGGAGCGCCGGCGCGGGCGCTTCGCCGGCTACCGGCCTGACTTCAAGAAGGCCTTTGTCCGGCTGAAGGCGGGCGAAAAGATGCCCGAGTACGCGCAGAACATGTGACGTCAGTGGCCAGTGGCCAGAGAAGGAAGACGTAGCTAAGAGCCAAGAGCGAATTTTATGGCGATTAAGACTTACAGACCGGTCACCGCAACGCGACGCGTGCAAACCACGCTCGCGAACGATGACTTGACCACGGATCGTCCGTACAAGCCCCTGACGGAACCGCTGAGGAAGAGCGGCGGACGCCGCAATGCGGGCGACATCACCGTATGGCATCGCGGCGGCGGACACAAGCGCAAGCTGCGCCTCATCGACTTCAAGCGTGACAAGGCCGGCGTGCCGGCCCGCGTCGCTTCCGTCGAGTACGATCCCAATCGCTCGGCGCGCATCGCCCTGCTCGAGTACGCCGACGGCGAGAAACGCTACATCCTGCAGCCGCTGGGGCTGGAAGTCGGCCAGAAAGTGGTGAGCGGCCCGGAGGCCGATATCCTGGTGGGCAACGCGCTGCCCTTGCGCAACATTCCGCCCGGTACCACGATCCACAACATCGAGCTCCGTCCCGGCAAAGGCGGGCAGATGGTGCGCTCTGCCGGCGGCGCCGCCCAGTTGGTCGCCAAGGAAGGCGACTACGCGCTGATCAAGCTGCCTTCCGGCGAGACCCGCAAAGTGCTGGTGGATTGCATGGCCACCATCGGCCAGGTCGGCAACCTGGACCATGAGAACATCGCCATCGGCAAGGCCGGCCGCAAGCGCTGGATGGGCATCCGTCCCACCAACCGCGGCGTGGTCATGAACCCGGTGGACCACCCGCACGGCGGCGGCGAGGGCAAGACCAGCGGCGGTCGCCACCCGGTCACGCCCTGGGGCCAGCCTACGCGCGGCTACAAGACTCGCAACAACAAGCGCACGGACCGCTTCATCGTGCAACGGAGAACGAAGTGATGCACGACGGGCAAGCCGGCGCGGTTGCGCCGTCGTCCTTCGGGATGAGGCTGGATCCGGGAGCTGGAAACCTGAAACTGGAAACTGGAAACTGACTTTATGGCGCGTTCTACCAAAAAAGGACCTTACGTTGAGCAGCGGCTCCTGGCGCGCGTCGAGGCCATGAACCAGCGCAATGAAAAGAAAGTGCTGCGCACCTGGTCGCGACGCTCCACCGTGGTGCCGGAAATGGTCGGCCATACCCTGGCCGTCCACAACGGCAAGAAGTTCATTCCGGTCTACATCACCGAGAACATGGTGGGGCACAAGCTGGGCGAGTTCAGCCACACCCGCATCTTCAAGGCGCACTCCATGAAGGCCGCCACGGAAACCGTGGCCAAGCCCGCCGGCGTGCCCGGCGGACCGGGAGCCATCGTGCCCTCGGCTCCCAGCGGCGGTGCGGCGGCTCCTCCGGCGGCCCCGGCGGCGCCCAAGGCATAGAGGCAGAAATGGAATTTCGAGCGGAAGCAAAATACGTTCGCGTCTCGCCGCAGAAGGCGCGCCTGGTGCTCGACCTCATCCAGGGACGCCAGGTGGAAGACGCGCTCAACACCCTGGCGTTCACCCGCAAGGGCTGTGTGTCCGACGTCAGCAAGGTGCTGCACTCGGCCATCCAGAATGCCAGCTACCTCAGCCAGGAAAAGGGCATGGACGTCGACCTGGACCGGCTGTACGTCAAGCGCGCCGTGGCTAACGAAGGACCGCGCATGAAGCGCATCCGCCCGGCGCCCATGGGCCGAGCCTACCGTTATCAGCGGCGCATGGCGCATATCGAAATCGCGCTCGCCGAACGGGGACGGAAGGACGAGCCAGCCGGTAAAACCGCAGCCGCCTCCCGAACGGTTGCCGCCAAGAAGGCAAAGAAGAAATAGAGGAGCACATGGGACAGAAAGTACATCCATACGGATTCCGGCTTGGGTATAACAAGCCGTGGAAATCGCGCTGGTTCGTGGAGCGCGACTACGACAAGCTGCTGCTCGAGGACGTCAAGCTGAAGGCCGAGCTCAAGGAGAAGCTCAAGAGCGCCGGCGTCAGTTCCATCGAGATCGAGCGTCCCGGCAACAAGCTGCGCATCATCATCCGTACCGCGCGGCCGGGCATCATCATCGGGCGCAAGGGCGCGGAGATCGACAAGCTCAAGCAGGAGCTGCAGAAGCGCACTTCGCGCGAGATCTACATCGACATCCAGGAAGTCCACAAGCCGGAACTCGACGCCCAGCTCGTCTCCGAGAACATCGCGCTGCAGTTGGAAAAGCGCGTCGGATTCCGGCGCGCCATGCGCAAGGCCGTGGATTCCGCCCTGCGCTTCGGCTGCAAGGGCATCAAGGTGCGCGTCGGCGGGCGCCTGAACGGCAATGAGATCGCGCGTTCGGAATGGTATCTGCAGGGCCGCCTGCCGCTGCACACCCTGCGCGCCGATATCGATTACGGCTTCAGCGAGGCCAAGACCACCTACGGCGTCATCGGCGTGAAGTGCTGGATCTACAAGGGCGAGATCCTCGGCCAGAAGAAGCGCCAGCCGCAGGCGGCGGGGTTCTAGGAGAACGGCGACATGCTGATGCCCAAGAAGGTCAAGTACCGCAAGCAGCAGCGCGGACGCATGCGCGGCAAGGCTTGGCGCGGAAGCGAGCTCGCCTTCGGCGACTATGGGCTCAAGGTGCTCGAGCCCGGCTGGATCACCGACCGGCAGATCGAAGCCAGCCGCGTCGCCATGACCCGCTTCGTCAAGCGCGGCGGCAAGGTGTGGCTGCGCCTGTTTCCGGACAAGCCCGTGACCAAGAAGCCGGCCGAGACCCGTATGGGCAAAGGCAAGGGCGCGCCCGACCATTGGGTGGCGGTCGTGCGGCCGGGCAAGATCCTGTTCGAGATGGAAGGCGTCACCGCGAGTGAGGCCGCGGAAGCCCTGCGCCTGGCGGCGCACAAGCTCCCGCTCCGCACCCGGATGGTTTCACGCGCGGGAGCGCACTGAGGCGGAGGAGAGCCATGGCATTGAAGCGAGCAGCGCGGCGCAAGAGCGAGGCCCGGCCGGCCACGCCGGTCCTGCGTCATGAGAACCGGCGCGCGGAGAAGTTCCGCAACCTCTCTCCGGCCGAGCTCGCGCACCAGCAGCGCGAGATTCAGGACCAGCTTTTCCGCCTGAAGTTTCAGTTGAAGATGGGCCAGACCGAAAGCCTCAAGAAGATCCAGGAGCTGCGGCGCAACCTGGCGCGTGTCAAGACCATCCAGCGCGCCCGCGAGCTGGGCCTCGAATCGGTCGGAACGGAGAAGAGGTAAGCGATGACGCAGGAAGCAGCCAGCCACGTCGAGGCGCGCAAGGTCCGCGTCGGCGAAGTGGTCTCCACCAGGATGCAAAAGACCATCGTGGTCGAAGTGACCAGCCAGAAAGCGCACCCGCTCTATCGTCGCGTCATGAAGCGCTCGAAGAAGTTCTACGCCCATGACGAGAAAGGGCAGGCGCATGTGGGCGACATCGTGCGTATCGAGGAGACCCGCCCGCTCTCGCGCCTGAAGCGCTGGCGGCTCAAGGAGATTGTGCGTCGCTCGGCGCTGGTGCCCGAGCGCATCGAGGAGGCCCAGGCTTCCTGATCGGCGGCCGTACGGGAGATGACACCATGGCAGTCATGATGCGTTCCATGCTCGAGGTGGCCGATAACTCCGGCGCCCGCAAGCTGCAGATGATTCTGCCGCTCGGCGGGCACACCGGGCTCTCGGCCGGTCTGGGCGACGTGATCACGGCCAGCGTCAAGGAGGCCTCGCCCGACAGCCAGATCAAGAAGGGCAAAGTCGTCAAGGCGGTCGTGGTCCGCACCCGCAAGGAGCACCGCCGCCGCGACGGCACCTACATCCGCTTCGACCAGAACGCCGCCGTGCTGATCAACGAGGCCGGCGAGCCCGTCGGCACCCGCGTCTTCGGACCGGTCGCCCGCGAGCTGCGCGAGAAAAAGTTCTTGAAGATCGTCTCCCTCGCCCCGGAAGTGCTCTGAGGCGTGGGAATGTGAAACGCGAAACGAGAAGCGAGAAACGGTTTCAAGCCAGGAGCCAGCAGCTTTTATGCACGTACGCGTAGACATTCGGCGCAACGACACCGTGCGGGTCATCACCGGGCGCGACAAGGGCAAGGAGGGGCGCGTGCTCCGCGTCTTTCCCAACGACCGCAAGGTGCTGGTCGAGCACGTCGCCATGGTCAAGAAGAACGTCCGCCCCAACCCGCAGCGCAACATCAAGGGAGGCGTGGCCGAGCAGGAGAGCCGCATTTCGATCTCCAACGTCATGCTCGTCTGTTCCACCTGCGGGCCGGTGCGCATCGGCCATGATCACCGCGGCGACCGCAAAGTGCGCGTCTGCCGCAAGTGCGGTACGACGTTAGATAAATGAGCCGGTTTCCGTGTGTCCGCGGGCGTCCGCGGCGCTACGGCAAAGCCGCAAAGCTTAAGAGCTAGAAGCTAAGAGCGGAACTTATGCCAGCCCGACTACGAGAGAAGTTCAGAACCGAAGTGGCTCCGGCCCTGATGAAGGAGTTCAGCCTCAAGAACCCCATGGCGGTGCCGCGTCTGGAGAAGATCGTCGTCAACATGGGCGTCGGTGAAGCGACGCAGAACGTCAAGGTGCTCGACCCGGCCGTGCACGAGCTGACGCAGATCACCGGCCAGAAGCCGGTGGTCACCCGCGCCAAGAAATCCATTGCGGCGTTCAAAGTGCGCAGCGGCATGCCCATCGGCGTGATGGTCACGCTGCGCGGCGACCGCATGTACGAGTTCTTCGACCGGCTGGTGAACATCGCCCTGCCGCGCGTGCGCGACTTCCGCGGCGTCTCCACGCGCTCCTTCGATGGGCGCGGCAACTACACGCTGGGCTTGCGCGAGCAGCTCATTTTTCCGGAGATCGACTACGCCAAGGTGGATAAGCTCAAGGGCATGAACGTCACCATCGTCACCACCGCCAGGAGCGACGCCGAGGCCCGTGCCCTGCTCAAGCATCTGGGCATGCCGTTTAGAGGGTGAATTTGGTTTTCAAATGATTCAATGACTCAATTCGATTCAATGAACCAATAGGAACTCATGGCCCGAACATCACATGTCGCCAAGGCGAAGAAGAAGCCGAAGTTCTCCACCCGCCGGCACAACCGCTGCAGTCTGTGCGGAAGGCCGCGTGCTTTCCTGCGCAAGTTCGGCATTTGCCGGCTTTGTTTCCGCGGGTTGGCGCTGAGGGGGGAGATCCCCGGTGTTTCCAAGTCGTCCTGGTAAGAACGGAAGTACGCAGTCACGACGAATTCGAACGCCGCTTGCCCTCTGGGGGCGGGCGGCCCGAGTGAGGTAAAGATAACGATGAGTGTCACCGACCCGGTCGCGGACTTGCTGGCGCGCATTCGCAATGCCGCCAGTGCCCGCCACTCCAAGCTCGATGTGCCCGCTTCCCGGCTGAAGCAGGAGATCTGCCGCATCCTCAAGGAAGAGGGTTACATCGCCAACTTCAAGCTGGTGGAGGAAGGCGGACGCCGCCTCCTGCGCCTGCATCTGAAGTATGGCCCGGACAACGAGAGCGTGATCTCCCACCTGGCGCGCATTTCGCGCCCCGGCTGTCGCGTCTACGTCGGACGCAATGAGATCCCGCGCGTGCTGGGCGGCATGGGCATCAACATCCTCACCACGCCCAAGGGCGTCATGACCGGCCGTCGCGCGCGCCGCGAGGGCGTCGGCGGTGAGGTTCTCTGCGAGGTCTGGTAACCGCGTCGCGAAGCGAGAAACGCTATGTCGAGAATCGGGAAAAAGCCCATCGCCATCCCCGCCGGGGTGAAGATCGAAGTCAAGGGCAACGTGGTCGCCGTCCAGGGTCCCAAGGGCACGCTGGAAACCGCCCTGCCCGCCGGCATCCGGGTCGAAAAGAAAGACGGATTCCTGCAGGCCGTGCGCGAAAGCGACCAGCATGCCGCCGTGCACGGGCTGGCGCGTGCCCTCGTGCAGAATGCCGTCAACGGCGTCACCCAGGGCTGGACCAGGGAGCTGGAGATCGTCGGCATCGGCTACCGCGCCGAGCTCAAGGGCAAGCACACGGTCGTGTTCAGCCTGGGATATTCGCATCCCATCGAGTTTCCGCTGCCTTCGGGCATCAGCGTTGCCATTGACGCCAAGCAGACGCGCCTCACCGTCAGCGGCATCGATCGCCAGAAGGTGGGCCAGGTGGCGGCCGACATGCGCGGCCTCCGCCCGCCCGACCCGTACAAAAACAAGGGCGTCCGCTACGTCGGCGAGCGCCTGAAGAAGAAGGTCGGCAAGACAGGAGCCAAATGACGGCGCTTAGCGGGCGTGAGCGAGGCGAGCGGAGCGAGACGAGTGGGAGCCCGCTGCCGTCATCCTGAGCGAGCCGACGGAGCGTCGCGACGGAGGCGAGTCGAAGGATCTAAGTTTTGAAGCCGGTGGGAGAGCCGGGCTTTAGCCCGGCGTTAGGAGCGATTGCAGACGGGCTTTAGCCCTGGGCTTCGCAAGGAGGTAAGAACGAAATGATCGCCAAACCTTCCAAGAATGCTGTGCGGCAGCGCATCCACCAGCGGATCCGCCGCAAGCTGATGGGGACGGCCGAGCGGCCGCGCCTGAACGTCTACCGCTCGCTGAACCACATCTACGCCCAGCTCATCAACGACCTCGATGGCGTCACCCTGGTGGCCGCCAACTCGCTGGAGGGTTCCGAAGGCGGCAAGGGCAAAGGTTCGCGGCCCACCGGCGGCAACGTCGCTGCCGCTAAGGCCGTCGGAAAGCGCCTGGCCGAACGCGCTAGGGAGAAGGGCGTCTCCAAGGTCGTGTTCGACCGCGGTGGTTACCTTTACCACGGACGCATCAAAGCCCTGGCCGATGCCGCCCGGGAAGCAGGATTGCAGTTCTAGCCCAATTTTGAGAGAGCGGATGCCGGCAGCCAAGAAAAGACTCGACGCAGGTCAGTTCCAGTTGAAGGACCAGGTGGTTTCCATCAATCGCGTCACCAAGGTCGTCAAGGGCGGCAAGAACCTGTCCTTTGCGGCCCTGGTGGTGGTGGGTGATCCCACGGCCGCGGTGGTGGGTTACGGTTCGGGCAAGGCTCGCGAAGTGCCCCAGGCCATCCGCAAGGGCATCGAGGCCGCCAAGAAGAACCTGGTCAAGG
This window harbors:
- the rpsJ gene encoding 30S ribosomal protein S10 → MIGKERIRIRLKAYDYRVLDQSTSEIVDTARRTGAQIAGPIPLPTVRNKYCVLRSPHVDKKSREQFEIRTHKRLLDILEPTQQTVDALMKLDLPAGVDVEIKAFGKEHK
- the rplC gene encoding 50S ribosomal protein L3 yields the protein MINGILGKKVGMTQLFDDQGDVHPVTVLQAGPCIVTQRKTAARDGYDAAQIGLVEFVKESRLSQPERGHLARNSLPPMRFLREVPVEMAGEGDKVKAGDRVLVDIFQGEKYVDVTGTSKGRGFAGVVRRHHFGGGPKSHGHMFQVQGSIGASSFPSRVFRGQRMSGHMGDQRVTVRNLRVLGVDLEENLLVVEGAVPGPKNGYVVITKALKPPREHRGFVESASVDPLKAAKKAAAGKKR
- the rplD gene encoding 50S ribosomal protein L4; protein product: MAKIDVLDLSGKKVGSMELADEVFGRVNAALLWEAVRHFRAAQRSGTHKTKGRGEVAGSGKKLWRQKGTGRARMGSIRSPIWRHGGTVHGPVPRSYDFAFPRKKLQGALRSALAAKLEDGKLTVVENFELEKPRTREFRKALDALQVEKTALIVDGTAENRNLELSARNLEGVEMVRGHQVHPYHLLRYDRAIFARTALEKLQQSLKRTASRRRAQEVA
- a CDS encoding 50S ribosomal protein L23 → MKSAYQIIRRPVITEKGLGVKETQATLVFEVAPKATKTEVKEAVEAIFKVKVASVRTANFPGKERRRGRFAGYRPDFKKAFVRLKAGEKMPEYAQNM
- the rplB gene encoding 50S ribosomal protein L2, whose protein sequence is MAIKTYRPVTATRRVQTTLANDDLTTDRPYKPLTEPLRKSGGRRNAGDITVWHRGGGHKRKLRLIDFKRDKAGVPARVASVEYDPNRSARIALLEYADGEKRYILQPLGLEVGQKVVSGPEADILVGNALPLRNIPPGTTIHNIELRPGKGGQMVRSAGGAAQLVAKEGDYALIKLPSGETRKVLVDCMATIGQVGNLDHENIAIGKAGRKRWMGIRPTNRGVVMNPVDHPHGGGEGKTSGGRHPVTPWGQPTRGYKTRNNKRTDRFIVQRRTK
- the rpsS gene encoding 30S ribosomal protein S19; translated protein: MARSTKKGPYVEQRLLARVEAMNQRNEKKVLRTWSRRSTVVPEMVGHTLAVHNGKKFIPVYITENMVGHKLGEFSHTRIFKAHSMKAATETVAKPAGVPGGPGAIVPSAPSGGAAAPPAAPAAPKA
- the rplV gene encoding 50S ribosomal protein L22; amino-acid sequence: MEFRAEAKYVRVSPQKARLVLDLIQGRQVEDALNTLAFTRKGCVSDVSKVLHSAIQNASYLSQEKGMDVDLDRLYVKRAVANEGPRMKRIRPAPMGRAYRYQRRMAHIEIALAERGRKDEPAGKTAAASRTVAAKKAKKK
- the rpsC gene encoding 30S ribosomal protein S3, with the protein product MGQKVHPYGFRLGYNKPWKSRWFVERDYDKLLLEDVKLKAELKEKLKSAGVSSIEIERPGNKLRIIIRTARPGIIIGRKGAEIDKLKQELQKRTSREIYIDIQEVHKPELDAQLVSENIALQLEKRVGFRRAMRKAVDSALRFGCKGIKVRVGGRLNGNEIARSEWYLQGRLPLHTLRADIDYGFSEAKTTYGVIGVKCWIYKGEILGQKKRQPQAAGF
- the rplP gene encoding 50S ribosomal protein L16, whose protein sequence is MLMPKKVKYRKQQRGRMRGKAWRGSELAFGDYGLKVLEPGWITDRQIEASRVAMTRFVKRGGKVWLRLFPDKPVTKKPAETRMGKGKGAPDHWVAVVRPGKILFEMEGVTASEAAEALRLAAHKLPLRTRMVSRAGAH
- the rpmC gene encoding 50S ribosomal protein L29, with the translated sequence MALKRAARRKSEARPATPVLRHENRRAEKFRNLSPAELAHQQREIQDQLFRLKFQLKMGQTESLKKIQELRRNLARVKTIQRARELGLESVGTEKR
- the rpsQ gene encoding 30S ribosomal protein S17 — protein: MTQEAASHVEARKVRVGEVVSTRMQKTIVVEVTSQKAHPLYRRVMKRSKKFYAHDEKGQAHVGDIVRIEETRPLSRLKRWRLKEIVRRSALVPERIEEAQAS
- the rplN gene encoding 50S ribosomal protein L14 — encoded protein: MAVMMRSMLEVADNSGARKLQMILPLGGHTGLSAGLGDVITASVKEASPDSQIKKGKVVKAVVVRTRKEHRRRDGTYIRFDQNAAVLINEAGEPVGTRVFGPVARELREKKFLKIVSLAPEVL
- the rplX gene encoding 50S ribosomal protein L24 → MHVRVDIRRNDTVRVITGRDKGKEGRVLRVFPNDRKVLVEHVAMVKKNVRPNPQRNIKGGVAEQESRISISNVMLVCSTCGPVRIGHDHRGDRKVRVCRKCGTTLDK
- the rplE gene encoding 50S ribosomal protein L5 — its product is MPARLREKFRTEVAPALMKEFSLKNPMAVPRLEKIVVNMGVGEATQNVKVLDPAVHELTQITGQKPVVTRAKKSIAAFKVRSGMPIGVMVTLRGDRMYEFFDRLVNIALPRVRDFRGVSTRSFDGRGNYTLGLREQLIFPEIDYAKVDKLKGMNVTIVTTARSDAEARALLKHLGMPFRG
- the rpsH gene encoding 30S ribosomal protein S8, with amino-acid sequence MSVTDPVADLLARIRNAASARHSKLDVPASRLKQEICRILKEEGYIANFKLVEEGGRRLLRLHLKYGPDNESVISHLARISRPGCRVYVGRNEIPRVLGGMGINILTTPKGVMTGRRARREGVGGEVLCEVW
- the rplF gene encoding 50S ribosomal protein L6; translated protein: MSRIGKKPIAIPAGVKIEVKGNVVAVQGPKGTLETALPAGIRVEKKDGFLQAVRESDQHAAVHGLARALVQNAVNGVTQGWTRELEIVGIGYRAELKGKHTVVFSLGYSHPIEFPLPSGISVAIDAKQTRLTVSGIDRQKVGQVAADMRGLRPPDPYKNKGVRYVGERLKKKVGKTGAK
- the rplR gene encoding 50S ribosomal protein L18, encoding MIAKPSKNAVRQRIHQRIRRKLMGTAERPRLNVYRSLNHIYAQLINDLDGVTLVAANSLEGSEGGKGKGSRPTGGNVAAAKAVGKRLAERAREKGVSKVVFDRGGYLYHGRIKALADAAREAGLQF